The following are from one region of the Salvia hispanica cultivar TCC Black 2014 chromosome 1, UniMelb_Shisp_WGS_1.0, whole genome shotgun sequence genome:
- the LOC125206389 gene encoding uncharacterized protein LOC125206389: protein MALSSKFLINGSLNYAWFCRGFVSATAPSHKAKIDKETCGKIIETAKTLKEGSKDVVKEVKRVGEAITGKVTNATGNMVADAAKKGFERAAETAETKKGKDLLDTGKAAAEAVQENVDKKDK from the exons TCTTCCAAATTCCTAATCAATGGATCACTCAATTATGCATGGTTTTGCAGAGGATTCGTCTCTGCCACCGCGCCATCTCACAAA gcGAAAATCGATAAAGAGACGTGCGGGAAGATCATAGAAACGGCCAAAACGCTGAAAGAAGGGTCCAAAGATGTGGTCAAGGAAGTCAAGCGCGTCGGCGAAGCTATCACCGGAAAGGTCACCAATGCTACCGGAAAT ATGGTGGCGGATGCGGCCAAGAAGGGGTTCGAACGAGCGGCCGAGACGGCGGAGACTAAAAAAGGCAAGGATTTGTTGGACACCGGGAAAGCTGCGGCCGAAGCTGTACAGGAAAATGTCGATAAGAAGGataaatga